One region of Vitis vinifera cultivar Pinot Noir 40024 chromosome 1, ASM3070453v1 genomic DNA includes:
- the LOC100262017 gene encoding uncharacterized protein LOC100262017 — translation MAETPLKRQREETHVEEEDSKRHKSYNHILSILDADEEEPTQDLSSLITTLQQELSSDSSFDPVQCPASEGDAENSITASATLECTSSSSSSSTLVLLKEGEEEDKEGFIRHLLEASDDELGIPNREVRVDDGEYGFHDGDLFCLGNVLWELEDEAANFYTLLQSELFM, via the coding sequence ATGGCGGAAACACCATTGAAACGCCAAAGGGAAGAAACCCATGTGGAAGAAGAAGATTCCAAGCGTCACAAGTCGTATAACCACATACTCTCTATTCTTGACGCAGATGAAGAAGAACCCACCCAAGATCTTTCCTCCCTCATCACAACCCTCCAGCAGGAACTGTCTTCCGATTCTAGCTTCGACCCAGTTCAGTGCCCAGCCTCGGAGGGTGACGCAGAAAATTCCATCACCGCTTCTGCTACCTTAGAGTGCACTTCTTCTTCGTCGTCCTCTTCTACGCTTGTACTTTTGAAGGAAGGCGAAGAGGAGGATAAAGAGGGGTTCATTAGACACCTGCTGGAAGCCTCGGACGACGAACTTGGGATTCCAAACAGAGAAGTGAGAGTAGATGATGGAGAATACGGTTTCCATGATGGAGATTTGTTCTGTTTGGGTAATGTGTTATGGGAGCTCGAAGACGAGGCTGCCAACTTCTATACGTTGTTGCAGTCGGAGCTTTTTATGTAG